The Malus domestica chromosome 13, GDT2T_hap1 genome includes a window with the following:
- the LOC103453780 gene encoding conserved oligomeric Golgi complex subunit 6 yields MGTTTLAPGLSRKLKKVLECRTDSPDVLASLNTLSSFYSENTPQSRRNLRSTIEKRGLATNLEFLEASLAAQEALDRVEDEVSALSTSCDKIAVALSSCTATTGDIIATTERLKQELNVTTQRQQIVSCFLRDYQLSNQEISALRDEELNENFFKALNHVQEIHANCKLLLRTHHQRAGLELMDMMAVYQEGAYERLCRWVQAECRRLGDSDNPQVDDLLKTAVRCLKERPVLFKYCAEEVANMRHNALFRRFISALTRGGPGGMPRPIEVHAHDPLRYVGDMLGYLHQALASERELVYALLDPDATGDTSPTRNQFSKIPESDSRKTESDLMFVMDRIFEGVCRPFKVRVEQVLQSQSSLIISYKLSNTLEFYSHTVSEFIGRETALSDTLWTLKDAAQKTFFDILKTRGEKLLRYPPLVSVDLSPPPAVREGVSLLLEIVETHNSMMLPTLGKDPSFGPVISALLDPIVKICEQAAEAHKSKGVGHSSRRSKMSSDLGQFGKSPVDALLSSSNSAPSSQSSETSSKIFLINCLCAIQQPLLGHEVAVEYVKNLGMMIDKHMQALVENEVDTILKRCGLSQKMTYFRDSLSKETGTTPLVEIEDTSPASLSECLKAFFGLVLGSESSLPEFEQMQVPKLRSEACIQVAKSLAEAYDLTYEAIMDPKNGYSDPKSLARHPPDQIRTILGI; encoded by the exons ATGGGAACGACGACGCTGGCGCCGGGACTGTCCCGGAAGCTGAAGAAGGTCTTGGAGTGTCGCACCGACTCCCCCGATGTGCTGGCCTCACTCAACACCCTCTCTTCTTTCTATTCCGAAAATACCCCTCAGTCGCGACGGAACCTCCGATCCACCATCGAGAAGCGAGGCCTCGCCACCAACCTCGAGTTCCTCGAGGCCTCCCTGGCAGCCCAAGAGGCCTTGGATCGCGTGGAGGACGAGGTCAGTGCCCTGTCCACTAGCTGCGACAAGATCGCCGTCGCTCTCAGCAGCTGCACCGCCACCACCGGTGACATTATCGCCACCACCGAAAGGCTCAAGCAGGAGCTCAACGTCACCACTCAGAGGCAGCAGATCGTCTCTTGCTTCCTCCGCGATTACCAGCTCTCTAATCAAGAG ATAAGTGCATTGAGGGATGAAGAACTGAATGAAAACTTCTTCAAGGCGCTTAATCATGTTCAAGAAATTCATGCCAACTGTAAATTGCTCTTGAGGACTCATCACCAG CGTGCCGGTCTGGAGCTCATGGATATGATGGCTGTCTACCAAGAGGGAGCGTACGAGCGCCTGTGcag GTGGGTTCAGGCGGAATGTAGAAGACTTGGTGACTCTGATAATCCTCAAGTTGATGATCTTTTGAAAACAGCAGTTCGTTGCCTCAAGGAAAGGCCTGTGCTTTTTAAGTATTGTGCAGAAGAG GTAGCAAACATGAGGCATAATGCATTGTTTAGACGGTTTATCAGTGCTCTTACACGTGGAGGACCTGGTGGAATGCCTCGACCGATTGAAGTTCATGCTCATGATCCCTTACGATATGTTGGGGACATGCTAGGCTATTTGCATCAG GCCTTAGCATCTGAGCGGGAACTTGTCTATGCGTTACTGGATCCAGATGCTACGGGAGATACAAGTCCAACCAGAAACCAGTTCTCCAAGATCCCTGAGAGTGATTCTCGAAAGACAGAATCTGATTTGATGTTTGTTATGGATAGAATTTTTGAGGGAGTTTGCCGGCCATTTAAAGTAAGAGTTGAACAAGTTTTGCAGTCCCAGTCCAGTCTCATAATTTCATACAAACTAAGTAATACCCTGGAGTTCTACAGTCACACT GTATCAGAATTTATTGGGAGAGAAACAGCTTTATCTGATACATTGTGGACACTAAAAGATGCTGCTCAGAAAACTTTCTTTGATATTCTGAAAACCCGAGGGGAAAAGCTTTTGAGGTACCCTCCCCTTGTTTCTGTTGATCTCTCCCCTCCACCAGCAGTAAGGGAAGGAGTCTCACTGTTGCTTGAAATAGTTGAGACTCATAACAGCATGATGCTTCCAACTTTAGGCAAAGATCCTTCTTTTGGTCCAGTCATATCTGCTTTACTCGACCCAATTGTTAAG ATATGTGAGCAAGCTGCAGAGGCGCACAAGTCCAAGGGAGTTGGCCACTCTTCAAGAAGAAGTAAGATGAGTTCTGACTTAGGTCAATTTGGTAAATCACCAGTTGACGCACTATTGTCCAGCAGCAATTCTGCCCCGTCGTCTCAG TCTAGTGAAACATCCTCTAAAATTTTCCTCATCAATTGTTTGTGTGCCATCCAACAACCATTGCTTGGGCATGAGGTCGCAGTGGAATATGTGAAGAACCTGGGGATGATGATAGATAAGCACATGCAAGCCCTTGTAGAAAATGAAGTCGATACGATCCTTAAAAGATGTGGATTGTCGCAGAAGATGACTTACTTCCGTGACTCACTCAGCAAGGAGACTGGCACTACCCCATTGGTAGAGATAGAGGACACTTCTCCAGCATCTCTTTCCGAGTGTTTGAAGGCTTTCTTTGGGCTTGTCTTGGGAAGTGAAAGTTCCCTGCCTGAATTTGAGCAGATGCAGGTTCCGAAGTTGCGTTCTGAAGCTTGTATCCAAGTGGCTAAATCATTGGCCGAAGCATATGACCTTACGTACGAGGCAATTATGGATCCCAAAAATGGCTACTCAGATCCTAAGTCGCTGGCGAGGCACCCTCCAGACCAGATAAGGACCATTTTAGGAATATGA